The DNA window ctcaggaaaaaaaaaagagaagaagacaGCGAGTGCATTGGCGGGTCAACACTCAAGAGAACAATCACATTCATTTCACAGGAGCTGGAGCCATTGATCTcatcaaaatttgctacagtgaaaaatgatgtgacaaACATTGCTTCTGTGTACATATCTTTCTCGGCACATCTGCAACTAGTGCAGTATAGATTTCAAGTGCCGTGCAAATGAAAAATGGTACAACACAGAGAAAACCAAACCCTTTTGGTGCTTCCAGTGACAGCTTCAATATAATCTTCCATGTGACGAAAATTTTCCCTCACCAAGCAAATGGACATTTTCCTTCCAGAGAGACGTGGCACCAGCCCCGGTCTCGAACCAATGGGCAATGTTTGCCGGTAACACACCGAACTGGGTACCAACTTTCAACCATATTAAAGTGGCTGCAGTACTTCTCTGAATAATGTATTCTTAGCTGATATTCTAGTTTGTATGATCTAAGTGATTCATACTGCCAAACCAGTTGTATCTACTACGTTCTGCAGAAAGCGTGCCTTGGCAGAAGGGTCCGTCAAAAACTGACCCAGAACTGCAATCGTTGCAGTGCTACTCCTGATTTTCTCTATTCCCCTTGATATCATGCAAATGTGGTTAGCTTCTACAACAACTATGGCCCCACAATGTGAAACAGAATAAACTGCTTCAGCTATCTGCCTTGTCATTCTCTCTTGAACCTGAAGCTTGCATCCATAAAAATGAACCAAGGCCTGAAAATGAGATCGATCAATCACTTCACCATCTCCGCCGTCAAGGTAGCCAATATGCACTACTCCATAGAACGGCAGAAGATGGTGCTCGCACTGCGCACAAAATGGCAAATGCAGCTCAGAATGGATTGCTCGATGGTCAGCAGCATCTCCAGCTGGACTCGGGTATACACTCAAATTATTGAGTGTAAAGCCATTCAGCTTCACATCTAGGTTACATGCTCTGAACTTCATCAGCCATTGCACGTAACGCTGAGGAGTACCTACAAGTTCTTTCCTGAAGGGATCCTCTCCAAGGGATAAGAGCATTGAGCTAACAGCAGAAACCATATTAGAGGGAGCTGGTACTGATTTGGGTGAAATTGCACCGTTGGTTGTAGCCTTCTTGCAGTGCCCATTGCAGACTGGGACATCATGAGACCTTAAAGGGCACCAAGCTATGGAGGCAGAATGGCTGTCCCTCTCCATGTCTATGCCCCTAAGCTTAAGAAGGGCTGAGAAGTCATTCCAAAAAGAGCTGCTCTCACCCTCAAAAACTCCAGAGCGAGATGAATGTGAAGTGCTAATCCAACCTTGCAAAGTCTTGCATTTCAAGTTTTTTGGCAAAGGTATGTGCCAGCATTGCAGAGCAACAGCCACACCAGCAGGTTGTATGCTAGCATGCAATGCACCACAAACTTCACTAGCCAGTCTTTGAGGATTCTG is part of the Oryza glaberrima chromosome 4, OglaRS2, whole genome shotgun sequence genome and encodes:
- the LOC127771491 gene encoding GTP cyclohydrolase 1 isoform X1, with the protein product MTHLEARGTTTAMGALEEAHLAAAISACECECYEEEEEDDLVEGDGEAAAADAMEPAVRALLLGLGEDARREGLRRTPKRVAKAFRDGTRGYKQKVKDIVQGALFPEVGVDKRTGSAGGTGGQVVVRDIDLFSYCESCLLPFSIQFHVGYVPSGGRVVGLSKLSRVADVFAKRLQNPQRLASEVCGALHASIQPAGVAVALQCWHIPLPKNLKCKTLQGWISTSHSSRSGVFEGESSSFWNDFSALLKLRGIDMERDSHSASIAWCPLRSHDVPVCNGHCKKATTNGAISPKSVPAPSNMVSAVSSMLLSLGEDPFRKELVGTPQRYVQWLMKFRACNLDVKLNGFTLNNLSVYPSPAGDAADHRAIHSELHLPFCAQCEHHLLPFYGVVHIGYLDGGDGEVIDRSHFQALVHFYGCKLQVQERMTRQIAEAVYSVSHCGAIVVVEANHICMISRGIEKIRSSTATIAVLGQFLTDPSAKARFLQNVVDTTGLAV
- the LOC127771491 gene encoding GTP cyclohydrolase 1 isoform X2, whose amino-acid sequence is MGALEEAHLAAAISACECECYEEEEEDDLVEGDGEAAAADAMEPAVRALLLGLGEDARREGLRRTPKRVAKAFRDGTRGYKQKVKDIVQGALFPEVGVDKRTGSAGGTGGQVVVRDIDLFSYCESCLLPFSIQFHVGYVPSGGRVVGLSKLSRVADVFAKRLQNPQRLASEVCGALHASIQPAGVAVALQCWHIPLPKNLKCKTLQGWISTSHSSRSGVFEGESSSFWNDFSALLKLRGIDMERDSHSASIAWCPLRSHDVPVCNGHCKKATTNGAISPKSVPAPSNMVSAVSSMLLSLGEDPFRKELVGTPQRYVQWLMKFRACNLDVKLNGFTLNNLSVYPSPAGDAADHRAIHSELHLPFCAQCEHHLLPFYGVVHIGYLDGGDGEVIDRSHFQALVHFYGCKLQVQERMTRQIAEAVYSVSHCGAIVVVEANHICMISRGIEKIRSSTATIAVLGQFLTDPSAKARFLQNVVDTTGLAV